The Dreissena polymorpha isolate Duluth1 chromosome 10, UMN_Dpol_1.0, whole genome shotgun sequence genome includes a region encoding these proteins:
- the LOC127847347 gene encoding uncharacterized protein LOC127847347 isoform X1, which translates to MNRFLLNTYNKLIKMATFSESTVAKGSDSVIDFCCSPCQEHNIDQWAEFYCSNCLKFYCGKCIDLHGHLFGKHVMYGRGETSKWPVPKEVVDFLQKCDLHVDKHLDMFCDDHSQLCCTNCAVLNHRQCAKVTLISELVKGPPPDLQQLSTEIQSLLVELKKLENNWNTNIASLQASYQKQLYEIRETRQKIDTILDEIEKITINELDDQMTSLKASLKTDVDNCSKLKNELQKLSDAIQDIVDKGKAELLFIANEKCLKIIKQSETYQKENPVPLVSSLTFHADGDFQQYLSKLSGLGKIVLSTRLISMVGNPNQVFNVEGISEYDVRIPSDSSRNSTISAICVLSDDQILVADVDNRRVKLLNHQYKVVGHCDLNAYPSDMCLITPSEVAVSMNEQKPDEVQFVLVNDGRLVKGKKLQFQHKCYGIAHNLQDLYLTSGTALYKYSTSGDLLKKLYEDKQNVFGVFKCAVSPSGDKIFVTNLDQDKVLTLARDGSVLHTFTDQDLIGLHGIHVTPRGKLLVCGGVSHNILHLDGDGKQNVGTLANNRDGLICPVSVFYNKSTASIIVGLWNGKTIHVIKGEAYPELSLHENKIRDVLCEAEERYLELYEDGKYNFTKLLRKMPDIKTLDEEQILRLRDGWYGRPMSTHLIELIAGQYGLSVDRDIIHSLNTQPASDIEDEEFPCFTAELLNDLSITKVPPTDDSLKYVYIDKKCPDIESSISCLVDENNTLVDTVKSGVHVGVITRLTNFYAEKGGQAADVGVIRSKTGRVRVTDVQSIHDLVLHTGVVEEGTMETGQMVTMEIDQTHRQGCMYNHTATHLLNAALRHILGPDVSQRGSSVLPDKLSFEFSCVSKITAAEVKVIDTLLSGWVRGSHCLSVERKLAPLAEALQMEGIIYLDNVVYPEVVSVVSVVDDISKECISRELCGGTHAHTLAELGEICITSVTGQATGVKSVVCLTGLPAVQARKQAAVATEMCNGLEMALKVQQGQPIDLEHCLQLHKEVNHILGTEVLPKTDKDALKERMDKAGTILNTHVNNEAFANLEEELDRRMANGEESFIVAQFEVKVLPKVNKLMKRLDIRKPLILLVKATNNTNAYIAMPKSSPLPLNDFVGEFCTDVQGKVTQQETNYTVVSARGDQSERFLKAANVLQLRYGRKEFVI; encoded by the exons ATGAACAGATTTCTATTGAATACTTATAATAAGTTGATCAAGATGGCAACGTTTTCTGAATCAACTGTGGCTAAAGGCTCTGATTCAGTTATAGACTTTTGTTGTTCGCCATGTCAGGAGCACAATATTGACCAGTGGGCCGAGTTTTACTGCAGTAACTGTCTCAAGTTTTATTGTGGAAAATGTATTGATCTTCATGGTCACTTGTTTGGGAAACATGTGATGTACGGAAGGGGAGAAACAAGTAAATGGCCTGTGCCCAAGGAAGTGGTGGATTTCCTTCAGAAATGTGACCTTCATGTAGACAAACATCTAGACATGTTTtgtgatgaccacagtcagctgtgctgcactaATTGTGCTGTCCTCAATCACAG ACAATGTGCAAAAGTAACACTGATATCTGAGTTGGTCAAAGGACCCCCACCAGATTTGCAGCAACTATCAACAGAGATTCAAAGTCTTCTTGTAGAACTCAAGAAACTTGAGAATAACTGGAACACCAACATAGCGTCTTTGCAGGCTTCATACCAAAAACAATTATATGAAATTCGTGAAACACGCCAGAAAATTGATACAATTTTAGATGAGATTGAAAAGATCACCATAAATGAGCTAGACGATCAGATGACCAGTCTAAAAGCTTCTCTTAAGACTGATGTTGACAATTGCAGCAAGCTTAAAAATGAACTGCAAAAACTCAGTGACGCCATACAGGACATTGTTGATAAGGGCAAAGCAGAATTGTTATTTATTGCAAATGAGAAATGTCTCAAAATAATTAAGCAGTCTGAAACTTATCAAAAGGAGAACCCTGTTCCATTAGTAAGTTCTTTGACATTCCATGCTGATGGTGATTTTCAACAATACTTGTCTAAACTGTCAGGTCTGGGGAAGATAGTTCTCAGTACCAGATTAATATCCATGGTAGGTAATCCAAACCAGGTATTCAATGTGGAAGGGATTTCAGAGTATGATGTGAGGATACCAAGTGATTCAAGCAGGAACTCTACTATCTCTGCCATCTGTGTTCTCTCTGATGATCAAATCCTTGTTGCAGATGTTGATAATAGACGAGTTAAGTTACTCAATCATCAATACAAGGTGGTTGGACATTGTGATTTAAATGCGTATCCGAGTGACATGTGTCTAATCACACCAAGTGAAGTAGCTGTTTCTATGAATGAGCAAAAGCCAGATGAAGTCCAGTTTGTTTTGGTGAATGATGGGAGGCTGGTTAAGGGCAAGAAGTTACAGTTTCAACATAAATGTTATGGTATTGCTCATAATCTGCAAGACCTGTATCTCACTTCTGGTACTGCACTTTACAAGTATTCAACAAGTGGAGACTTGTTGAAAAAGCTTTATGAGGATAAGCAAAATGTTTTCGGAG TATTTAAGTGTGCAGTGAGTCCTTCAGGTGACAAGATATTTGTCACCAACCTAGATCAGGACAAGGTCCTCACCCTGGCGAGAGATGGCTCAGTTCTCCACACTTTCACAGACCAAGACCTAATAGGCCTACATGGTATACATGTGACACCTCGGGGAAAGTTGCTGGTTTGTGGAGGTGTGTCCCACAATATCTTACATCTTGATGGTGACGGCAAACAGAACGTTGGAACACTTGCTAACAATAGAGATGGTCTTATTTGCCCTGTGTCAGTCTTCTACAATAAGAGCACAgcctccatcattgtgggactaTGGAATGGAAAAACAATTCATGTTATTAAA GGTGAGGCCTATCCTGAGCTCTCATTGCATGAAAACAAG ATCCGAGATGTATTGTGTGAAGCTGAAGAGAGGTACTTGGAACTTTATGAAGATGGGAAGTATAACTTCACGAAATTACTGAGAAAGATGCCAGATATAAAGACATTGGATG AGGAGCAGATACTGCGACTGCGAGACGGCTGGTATGGGAGGCCAATGTCCACCCATCTGATAGAGCTGATTGCCGGCCAGTACGGGCTCTCAGTGGACCGGGACATCATCCATTCCCTCAACACCCAGCCC GCTTCTGACATAGAGGATGAAGAGTTTCCATGCTTCACTGCTGAGCTTCTCAACGACCTGTCAATCACCAAAGTCCCGCCCACCGATGATAGCCTCAAATATGTGTACATAGACAAAA AGTGCCCAGACATAGAGAGCAGTATATCATGCCTTGTGGACGAGAACAACACCCTAGTGGACACTGTCAAGTCTGGGGTGCATGTTGGGGTCATTACGAGGCTCACCAACTTCTATGCAGAGAAAGGGGGCCAGGCCGCAGATGTTGGTGTGATTAGATCTAAG ACAGGCCGAGTGCGAGTGACAGATGTACAGAGCATCCATGATCTGGTGCTACACACAGGGGTGGTTGAGGAGGGTACCATGGAAACGGGCCAAATGGTTACTATGGAAATCGATCAG ACCCACCGCCAAGGCTGCATGTACAACCACACAGCCACTCACCTGCTCAACGCGGCTCTACGACACATTCTGGGGCCGGACGTGAGTCAACGTGGATCATCAGTCCTGCCTGATAAACTCAGCTTCGAGTTCTCCTGTGTG TCTAAAATAACAGCAGCTGAAGTGAAAGTCATTGACACTCTACTCTCAGGCTGGGTAAGAGGCTCCCACTGTCTGTCAGTGGAGAGAAAGTTAGCTCCCCTGGCAGAAGCTCTTCAGATGGAGGGCATTATCTACCTTGACAATGTT GTGTACCCGGAGGTAGTGTCTGTGGTCAGTGTAGTGGATGATATCAGCAAGGAATGCATCTCCAGAGAGCTGTGTGGCGGCAC GCATGCGCATACCCTAGCTGAGCTTGGTGAAATCTGCATAACAAGTGTGACAGGCCAGGCAACTGGGGTGAAGTCTGTAGTGTGCCTGACTGGACTTCCAGCTGTACAG GCCAGAAAGCAGGCAGCTGTTGCCACGGAGATGTGCAATGGCCTTGAGATGGCGCTAAAAGTTCAACAAGGTCAACCTATTGACCTTGAACACTGTTTGCAGCTGCACAAAGAGGTTAACCAT ATCCTAGGAACAGAAGTGTTACCAAAGACAGACAAAGACGCACTAAAGGAGAGAATGGACAAGGCTGGCACCATCCTGAATACTCACGTCAACAATGAAGCATTTGCCAACTTGGAAGAG GAGCTAGACAGACGGATGGCAAATGGTGAGGAGTCTTTCATTGTGGCACAGTTTGAAGTGAAAGTCCTTCCTAAG GTCAACAAGTTGATGAAAAGACTGGACATACGGAAGCCCCTGATATTGTTGGTGAAAGCAACCAACAACACAAATGCCTACATAGCTATGCCAAAG TCCTCACCTCTTCCACTGAATGACTTTGTGGGAGAGTTTTGTACTGACGTGCAGGGGAAGGTAACTCAGCAGGAGACCAACTACACAGTGGTGTCCGCCAGGGGAGATCAATCTGAGAGGTTCCTTAAGGCTGCCAACGTTCTGCAGTTGCGATATGGGAGAAAAGAATTTGTGATTTGA